A window of the Emys orbicularis isolate rEmyOrb1 chromosome 1, rEmyOrb1.hap1, whole genome shotgun sequence genome harbors these coding sequences:
- the KCNE2 gene encoding potassium voltage-gated channel subfamily E member 2, whose product MVDLQNFTQTLEDVFKNTFLNYMNNWRRNTTAEQDALQATVDAENFDYVILYLIVMIGMFSFIIVAILVSTVKSKRKEHSNDPYHQYIVDDWGEKYKGQILNQNDLKCTIHENISARDKTPGSP is encoded by the coding sequence ATGGTCGATTTACAAAACTTCACCCAGACATTGGAAGATGTTTTCAAAAACACATTTCTTAACTACATGAATAACTGGCGCCGGAACACGACAGCGGAACAAGATGCACTGCAAGCAACAGTTGATGCGGAAAACTTTGATTACGTTATCTTGTACCTCATTGTAATGATTGGAATGTTCTCCTTCATTATTGTGGCTATCCTAGTGAGCACGGTGAAATCAAAGAGGAAAGAGCACTCTAATGACCCATATCACCAGTACATTGTTGATGATTGGGGTGAAAAatataagggccagattctaaaTCAAAACGACTTGAAGTGTACGATCCATGAAAACATCAGTGCAAGGGACAAAACCCCTGGATCGCCTTGA